In Leptospira koniambonensis, the following proteins share a genomic window:
- a CDS encoding response regulator: MSKKILIVDDSPAQRKLVKVTLESKGYEVLEAENGAQGLELLSPDLKLVVCDVNMPIMDGVEFVEKVKSSGNYQFLPIVMLTTESQTAMKDKLVAQGIRAWITKPFSMDQLLSSVSRLVV, from the coding sequence GACGATTCTCCTGCTCAACGAAAACTAGTGAAAGTAACTCTTGAATCCAAAGGATACGAAGTATTAGAAGCGGAGAATGGAGCGCAAGGTTTAGAACTATTAAGTCCGGATCTTAAATTAGTAGTTTGCGATGTAAATATGCCTATTATGGATGGAGTGGAATTCGTGGAGAAGGTTAAATCTTCCGGCAATTATCAATTTCTTCCCATCGTAATGTTAACCACGGAATCCCAAACCGCAATGAAGGACAAGTTAGTCGCACAAGGTATTCGCGCTTGGATTACAAAACCTTTTAGCATGGATCAACTTCTCAGTTCCGTCTCCAGATTAGTGGTTTAA
- a CDS encoding chemotaxis protein CheA has translation MDPREKPGFADFISETKDMLESLERDLVSIGEGNREKELLNSLFRSVHTIKGTAGMYDFSKISDFVHFLEETLDKVRSGSLEPSGDLIQIVLQCKDHLLLRLETFEAGEFENEEILKEGENLIFNLSKQSPGSLLPEIKLSNKTPDTNGSQTWKLSISCGRNLFVNGLDPYPFLRYLSEKGKLSQIRLNETRIPKFTEIEPSECFLDIEVVYHSELTQKEIQESFEFAGLDIEIGIEPFDLSETKTDKSESQERSNGNSKNRSSSSRSIRVDADKLDLVVDQVGEVVVISSALQQIALHSKDEFLEELTHRMSRLLEEIRSNSLKLRMVPVQTLFSRYSRVVFELGKQIGKSVRLEIRGGETELDKNLIDNLIDPLTHMVRNSIDHGIESSEEERISLGKNPEALIVLEASYKAGEILIMISDDGKGIDPEVVLRRAKEKGLYKEGDAIKEDQIYSLLFEPGFSTAASVTELSGRGVGLDVVKKNVESLRGRIELSSEKGKGTRFKIFLPLTLTNIDGFLLRIGKNQYAIPLDMVKECMEFHPQEFLVGEQNYIKVRDKIIPYVDMNDWFGEPKEEGRRNLVVVSSGNLQAGLIVNELLGRIHSVIKPLGGFFKDTQGVSGFALMGDGSVAMIIDTTALLSRVRMDNEETLNTNLNQQITTLSRAYK, from the coding sequence ATGGATCCTCGCGAAAAACCAGGCTTTGCGGATTTTATTTCCGAGACCAAAGATATGCTCGAATCCTTAGAAAGGGATTTAGTAAGTATCGGTGAAGGAAATCGAGAAAAGGAACTTTTAAATTCCCTATTTAGATCGGTTCACACAATCAAAGGTACAGCGGGAATGTACGATTTTTCTAAAATTTCTGATTTTGTACACTTTTTGGAAGAGACCTTAGACAAAGTCCGATCAGGTAGTCTTGAACCTTCCGGCGATCTGATTCAGATCGTGCTTCAATGTAAAGACCATTTACTTCTTCGCTTGGAAACATTCGAGGCGGGAGAATTCGAAAATGAGGAAATTTTGAAGGAAGGAGAAAATTTGATTTTCAATCTTTCAAAACAATCTCCTGGTTCTTTACTTCCTGAAATTAAACTTTCGAATAAAACTCCGGATACAAATGGCTCCCAAACTTGGAAACTTTCTATCTCTTGCGGCAGAAATTTGTTTGTAAACGGTCTGGATCCTTATCCGTTCCTTAGATATCTTTCCGAAAAAGGAAAACTATCGCAGATCCGATTAAATGAAACTAGAATCCCTAAATTTACCGAGATAGAACCTTCCGAATGTTTTTTAGACATAGAAGTCGTTTATCATTCCGAACTCACTCAAAAAGAGATCCAAGAGTCCTTCGAATTCGCAGGCTTGGATATCGAGATCGGAATAGAACCTTTCGATCTTTCCGAAACGAAAACGGACAAAAGTGAATCTCAGGAAAGATCTAACGGAAATTCCAAGAATAGATCTTCTTCTTCCAGAAGTATCCGAGTAGACGCGGATAAATTAGACTTAGTGGTAGATCAAGTGGGAGAAGTTGTAGTGATCTCTTCTGCTTTGCAACAAATCGCCTTACATTCAAAGGATGAATTTTTAGAAGAACTCACGCACCGCATGTCTCGTCTTTTGGAAGAAATACGTTCCAACAGTTTAAAACTTAGAATGGTTCCTGTTCAAACCTTATTTAGCAGATATTCCAGGGTCGTATTCGAATTAGGAAAACAAATCGGAAAATCCGTTAGACTAGAAATTAGAGGCGGAGAAACAGAACTTGATAAAAATTTAATAGATAACCTGATTGATCCTCTCACTCATATGGTCCGTAATTCTATAGACCACGGGATCGAATCCTCGGAAGAAGAAAGGATCTCATTAGGAAAAAATCCCGAAGCATTGATCGTATTGGAAGCTTCCTACAAAGCTGGAGAGATCCTCATAATGATTTCCGACGATGGGAAAGGAATAGATCCGGAAGTAGTTTTACGCAGAGCCAAAGAAAAAGGTTTATATAAAGAAGGCGATGCGATCAAAGAAGATCAGATTTATTCCTTATTATTCGAACCAGGCTTTTCTACCGCAGCAAGCGTAACTGAACTCTCCGGAAGAGGGGTCGGGCTCGACGTAGTAAAAAAGAATGTAGAGTCTTTAAGAGGAAGAATAGAGCTCAGTTCCGAAAAAGGAAAAGGAACCAGGTTTAAGATCTTTCTGCCGCTTACACTTACAAATATAGACGGATTCCTTTTGAGGATCGGCAAAAACCAATATGCAATCCCTTTAGATATGGTGAAGGAGTGTATGGAATTCCATCCGCAGGAGTTCTTAGTGGGAGAACAGAATTATATAAAAGTACGGGATAAAATTATACCTTATGTTGATATGAACGATTGGTTCGGTGAACCTAAAGAGGAAGGAAGAAGAAATCTTGTAGTTGTAAGTTCTGGAAATCTTCAAGCAGGACTGATCGTCAACGAATTGTTAGGAAGGATTCATTCCGTTATTAAACCGTTAGGCGGTTTTTTTAAAGATACCCAAGGCGTCAGTGGATTCGCTCTGATGGGCGACGGCTCCGTCGCAATGATCATAGATACAACAGCCTTACTTTCCAGGGTAAGGATGGATAACGAAGAAACATTAAATACAAATTTGAATCAGCAAATCACGACCCTCTCGAGGGCCTATAAATAA
- a CDS encoding STAS domain-containing protein, whose product MDTNRKNKIKIKGELKARKLESIRSKLLPYTDSDLSLDLSEITEFDTSSLQFLLSIQKELESKGNKLAVVSSSESVERIVKFYNKDFLLNHIPETTSKE is encoded by the coding sequence ATGGATACCAATCGTAAGAATAAAATCAAAATAAAAGGAGAACTGAAGGCTCGTAAATTAGAATCGATACGGTCAAAACTTCTTCCTTACACTGATTCGGATCTAAGTCTGGATCTTTCCGAAATTACCGAGTTCGATACTTCTTCCTTGCAGTTTTTGCTCTCTATCCAAAAGGAATTGGAATCCAAAGGGAACAAACTCGCTGTAGTATCCTCATCCGAATCCGTAGAGAGAATAGTAAAATTTTATAATAAAGATTTTCTACTAAACCACATTCCAGAAACGACATCGAAGGAATAG